A single genomic interval of Nostoc commune NIES-4072 harbors:
- a CDS encoding glycosyltransferase, which produces MDVIVLGLMLLSLTIWLGLLCFWGQFWRTDQQLEVTETQLQSLPVVCAVVPARNEAELLPTTLRSLLLQDYPGSFNVFLVDDRSTDQTANFAEGVAHAVGKPQQLHIISGVSLPFGWSGKLWAVEQGINSASKFAPDYFLLTDADIEHDPSNLRRLVAKAVQEDLDLVSVMVRLRCESFWEKLLIPAFVFFFQKLYPFRWVNNPNNPTAAAAGGSILIAREALERIGGIQVIRQALIDDCALAQAVKRGTGNWGLGTREEFSQYPIPNPQSPIPNQGRIWLGLSNLTRSLRPYNSLATIWDMVARTAYTQLNYSPLLLLGTLVGMPLIYLVAPMCVVLGAIWGNWAIALTGLLGWLLMSLAYYPTIRFYKCSPWLAFSLPAIAFLYTLMTLDSALRHWQGRGGAWKGRVYPSSDNL; this is translated from the coding sequence ATGGATGTAATTGTATTAGGATTGATGCTGTTATCCTTGACAATTTGGTTAGGATTACTGTGTTTTTGGGGACAGTTTTGGCGGACAGACCAGCAATTAGAGGTTACAGAAACTCAGCTACAATCGTTACCTGTGGTTTGTGCCGTGGTTCCAGCCCGTAACGAAGCCGAATTGCTACCAACGACGCTGCGATCGCTCCTACTCCAAGACTATCCTGGTTCTTTCAACGTATTTTTAGTAGACGATCGCAGCACAGACCAAACAGCAAATTTTGCCGAAGGAGTTGCACACGCTGTAGGTAAACCCCAACAATTGCATATTATCTCTGGCGTTTCACTGCCTTTTGGTTGGTCGGGCAAACTTTGGGCAGTTGAGCAAGGTATAAACAGCGCTAGTAAATTCGCACCTGACTATTTTTTGCTGACCGACGCAGATATCGAACACGATCCTAGTAATCTTCGGCGACTCGTTGCTAAAGCTGTGCAAGAAGATTTAGATTTGGTTTCGGTAATGGTGCGGCTCAGGTGTGAAAGCTTTTGGGAAAAACTTTTGATTCCAGCTTTCGTGTTTTTCTTTCAAAAACTCTATCCGTTTCGCTGGGTAAATAATCCCAACAATCCCACAGCCGCCGCCGCAGGGGGATCTATTTTAATCGCCCGTGAAGCTTTAGAGCGAATCGGAGGAATTCAAGTCATTCGCCAAGCTTTAATCGACGATTGCGCCCTAGCTCAAGCTGTTAAGAGAGGGACTGGGAACTGGGGACTGGGGACTAGGGAAGAGTTTTCCCAATACCCAATCCCCAATCCCCAATCCCCAATCCCCAATCAAGGGCGTATCTGGCTAGGATTGAGTAACTTGACTCGCAGTTTACGTCCATATAACTCGCTGGCGACAATTTGGGATATGGTTGCTCGTACTGCTTATACCCAACTAAATTATTCTCCATTACTACTATTGGGAACTTTAGTAGGAATGCCTCTGATTTATCTAGTTGCACCGATGTGTGTAGTTCTGGGTGCAATTTGGGGTAATTGGGCGATCGCACTTACAGGTTTATTAGGATGGTTGTTAATGTCGTTAGCTTACTACCCAACGATCCGCTTTTATAAATGTTCTCCTTGGTTAGCCTTTAGTTTACCTGCGATCGCTTTTCTCTATACTTTAATGACTCTAGACTCAGCACTCCGTCATTGGCAAGGGCGCGGCGGCGCTTGGAAAGGAAGAGTTTATCCCAGTTCGGATAATTTATAG